CCAAAGAACCGCTCGGCGGATGGGATCGTGCGGCCGGTGAACTCGTGGCCGGGTTGTACGTCGACCAGGTCGAAGATTTGCACGCGTTTGCCGACGAAAAGATCGTCCGCGCCAGGAGTGAGGGCATGAGGACTGCGGCGGCCCCAGTTGTCGATGAAGTCATAGCTGTACGGCGCGACCGCGATCTGGCAGAGCCAGCGATATCCGAGTGACGCCGGTGCCGCGACCGTGACGGCGCGGGTCAGCAGGGTGACCGAGCCGGGCAGGGCGCTGTCGGCGAAGTATGAGCGGGCGATCTCGTCCGGGGTGGCGCCCCAGTGCCGGAGGGACATGAGCGGAGACCTTTCCGTACGCTGCCGTATGGTTAGCCCATACGGTACCGTACGGTGGTGGCCGAGAAAAGACGGTTGAGCAAGCAGGACTGGGCCGACGCGGCGCTCGCGGCGCTGGCCGATGGCGGCCTGGCGGCGGTCGCGGTCGAACCGCTGGCGGCCCGGCTCGGTGCCACGAAAGGCAGTTTCTACTGGCACTTTGCCAACCGGGACGCGCTCGTGCAGGCGGCGCTGGAGCGCTGGGCCGACCGGCAGACCGAGCAGATCATCCGTGACGTGGAGCCGATCACAGATCCGCTCGAGCGGCTGCGCGCGGTGTTCGAGATCACGCTCGGCGCCGGCAGGGTCAGCCGGGCCGAGCTGGCGATGCTGGCGCACGCCGACGACCCGCTGGTGGCGCCGGTGCTCGCGCGAGTGACCGCGCGGCGCGTCGATTTCCTGGAAGCGTGTTATGTGGCGGCCGGCGCGGCGCAGGCCCGGCAGCGCGCGGTGCTCGCGTACACGGCGCACATCGGGCTCATCCAGGCGCAGCGAGCCAGCGGCGGCACGCTGGTGACCGACGCCGACCGGCCGGCCTACCTCCGCTTTCTATACCGCGCCATAAGTGTCTGAGCGCCGCCGTACGGTAGACCTGTCCGCGACGAGAGGAGCATTGGCGTGCGCGTGCTGGTGATCGAGGACGAACGGGCGCTGGCTGACGCGGTCACTCGCGGCCTGCGCCGCGAGGGCATGGCGGTCGACGTGGCCTACGACGGCACGCAGGGCCACGAGATGGCCCTGGTCACCAGATACGACGTGGTAGTGCTCGACCGCGACCTTCCCGGCGTGCACGGCGACAAGATCTGTGCAGACCTGGTTGCCTCCGGAGCGCTCACCCGGGTGCTGATGTTGACCGCGAGCGGTACGGTCGCGGACCGGGTCGAGGGGTTGGAGATCGGCGCGGACGACTATCTGCCCAAGCCGTTCGCCTTCGACGAGCTGGTCGCGCGCGTACGTGCGTTGGGCCGGCGGGCCACCCCGCCGGCGCCGCCGCGGCTGGCCGCGCAAGGCGTCGAGCTCGACCCGGCGAAGCGGACGGTGACCAGGGACGGCAAGCCGGTGGATCTGACGCGCAAGGAGTTCGGAGTGCTGGAGGTGCTGCTCGCCGCCGGCGGCGCGGTGGTCTCCAGCGAGGAGCTGCTGGAGCGCGTCTGGGACGCCAACGCCGATCCGTTCACGACGACGGTACGGGTGACGGTGATGACGTTGCGCAAGAAGCTCGGCGATCCGCAGGTGATCGAGACGGTGGTCGGCGTCGGCTATCGGGTCTATCCGTCATGACGACGTACGGCCCGATGGCCCGGCCGTCCGCCCGCAAGCGGCTGCGGCCGACGTTGCGGCTGCGGCTGACGATGATCAACGGCGCCCTGCTGGTCGCCGCTGGCGTCATCGTGCTGGGCCTGGCCTGGGTGATCGTCAACGGCGGCCTGACCAGCACCGAGCGCGCGATGCCCGGCACGACGGTCACGGTGAAGCAGGCCAACGGCACCGAGGCCAGGATGGACGTGGCCGACTGGCAGGCGCAGCAGGCCAGGTCGATCGAGACCAACCTGCTGCTGCAAGGCGGCCTGGCGTTGCTCGCCGTGTCGGTGATCGGCGTGGCCGGTGGCTATCTGGTGACCCGCCGCGCGCTGCGTCCGCTGCACGTGCTCACCCAAGCCGCGCGCGGCCTGTCCACCGACACGCTGTCCGAGCGGATCTCGCACATGGGGCCGGACGACGAGGTCAGCGAGCTGGCGCAGACCTTCGACGGCATGCTCGACCGGCTGGCGAAGGCGTTCGACAGCCAGCGCCGGTTCGTCGCCAACGCCAGCCACGAGCTGCGCACTCCGCTGGCCGTGATGCGCACCGAGATCGACGTGACGCTGTCCGACCCGGACGTGTCCAACGAGGACCTGCGGCGGATGGGACGGGTCGTACGCGACGCGTCCAAGCGCGCCAACGACCTGATCGAGGCGCTGCTGCTGCTCGCCCGCACCGAGGCGCAGGCCGGTCGCCGGCTCAACAAGGAGGTGCCGGTCGACCTCGCGGTCGGCGTGCCGACCACGCTCAACGCGGTGAGCCGCGAGGTGCGCCGGCTCGGCCTGCGGGTGGAGACGACGTTCGCGCCGGCGATGGTGATGGGGGATCCGGCGCTGCTGGAGCGGCTGGCCGGCAACCTGATCGAAAACGCGGTCCGCTACAACCTGGCCGGTGGCCGGCTGCAGGTGCGCACCGGCTCCGATCCAGCCAACGCCTGGCTGGTGGTGGCCAACACCGGTCCGGAGGTCGACATCGCCGAGGTGCCGCAGCTGTTCGAGCCGTTCCGGCGCGGTGGAGTGGAGCGGACCGGCACGCGCGGGGCCGGTCTGGGGCTGTCGATCGTACGAGCCGTGGTCGACGCACACAACGGCATGGTCAAGGCGGTGCCACTGCTCAACGGCGGCCTCGAAGTGACGGTGACGCTGCCGATCGCGCGTACGCCCATGCCGGTCGCCGGCCGCGCCACCGTCCCCGGCTGACGCGGTCAGGTATCAAAAGGCGCAGCCCGACGGATGGGGGGTTTCCGTCGGACTGCGCACAGTCATTCTCTCACCACGATGGGGAGCGTGAAACCGCATCGCGACAAAACTTTGTGTCGTGTCCGTTCCGTTACCGGCCGGTCATCGCAATGTCGTTGTCTCGCTGGGAAAACGCCATCTGACCGAGTCTAGTGGGTTATGCGGAAAAGACATGGATAGTCGGTTTTGTCATGGTTTTTCATGCTGCTAAGGCATACTCGCGACACCAGGCGCGAGGAACCGGCGGCCGGTGACCTTCTCCGAGATGCCGAGCCGGTCCAGCGCCGGCGTGATGCCGCCAAGGTGAAACGGCCAGCCGGCGCCGAGGATCAGGCACAGGTCGATGTCCTGCGCTTGGGCGACCACCTTCTCGTCGAGCATGATCCTGATCTCCTCGGCGATCGCGCCGAGCGCCCGCTCGCGCACCTCGTCCTCGGTGCGTACGGTCGAGCCGACGTCCAGCAGCTTTGCCACCTCCGGGTCAACCTGCTGCTGGCCAGTGTCCCAGCTGTAGAACGAGTTCTTGCCTGCCTCCACCAGCCGTCGCAGGTTGGGGGAGACGTAGAACCGGTCCGGGAACGCGGCGTGCAGCGTCTCGCTGACGTGCAGCGCGACCGCCGGACCGACCAGCTGCAGCAGCAGCATCGGACTCATCGGCAGGCCGAGCGACTCGGTGGCGCGGTCGGCGACCTCGATCGGCGTACCCTCGTCGACCGCCTTGATGATCTCGCTCATGAACCGGGTGAGAACCCGGTTGACCACGAAGGCCGGCGCGTCGGCGACCAGCACGCTGGATTTCTTCAGCTGCTTGGCAACCGCGAACGCGGTCGCGAGGCTCGCGTCGTCGGTCTTCTCCGCGCGTACGATCTCCAGCAGCGGCAGCACCGCCACCGGGTTGAAGAAGTGGAAGCCGACGACCCGCTCCGGATGCCTGAGGTCGGCGGCCATGTCGGTGATGGACAGCGAAGAAGTGTTGGTCGCCAGCACGGTTGTCTCCGGCACGACCGCCTCGACCTCGGCGAAGACCTGCTTCTTCACCGAGATCTCCTCGAAAACCGCCTCGATGACGAAGTCGGCGTCGGCGAAGACGTCCTTGGTCAGCGAGCCGGTCACCAGCGCCTTGAGCCGGTTGGCCTGGTCCGGTGAGAAGCGCTTTTTGGCCTCCAGCTTGTCGATCTCGGTGTGGACGTACGAGACGCCCTTGTCGACGCGCTGCTGGTCGATGTCGGTCAGCACGACCGGCACTTCCAGTCGTCGCGCGAAAAGCAGCGCCAGCTGGCTGGCCATCAGGCCGGCGCCGACGATGCCGACCTTGGTCACCGGCCGCGCCAGTGCCTTGTCCGGCGCACCGACCGGCCGTTTCGCGCGCTTCTGTACGAGGTCGAAGGAATACAGGCCGGCGCGCAGCTCGTCGGTGCCGATGAGGTCCGCCAGCGCCTCGTCCTCGGCCGCCGTGCCTTCCTCGAAGGTCGCGGTTTTGGCCAGCCGCAACAGATCCAGCGCACGATATGGCGCTGGAGCCGCGCCGTGTACGCGTCCGTCCGCAATCGCCTTGCCGCGCGCGATGGCGCTGTCCCACGCTTCGCCGCGGTCGATCTCGGTGCGCAGGATGGTCGTACGCTGGTTGAGAACGTCAGCGAGGAAGCCAAAAGACTGTTCGATGAAGTCGGCGGGGTCGAGCAGCACGTCGGCGATGCCGAGCTCGTAGGCCTCCTTGGCCTTCAGCATTTTGTTCTGGTTCAAGGCGTTCTCGACGATCACCTTGACCGCGTTGTCCGGACCGATCAGGTTGGGCAGCAGCTGCGTGCCGCCCCAACCCGGCACCAGGCCGAGGAAACACTCCGGGAAGGAGATCGCCGCGGCACCGGAGGACAGCGTCCGATAGTCGCAGTGCAGCGCGACTTCCAGACCGCCACCCATGGTCGCGCCGTTGACGAACGCGAACGTCGGCACGGATGCGTTGCGCAGCTTCGCAAAAACGCTGTGGCCGGCGCGCGCGATGGCCAGCGCCTCCTCGCGGCTGGACAGCTGCGGCACACCGGAAAGGTCGGCGCCGACGGCGAAGATGAACGGCTTGCCGGTGATGGCGATGGCGCGTACGGCCGGCTCGCGCGCCGCGATCTCGTCGATCGCGGCCTCCAGCTCGGCCAGGCCGCCGGGTCCGAAGGTGTTGGGGCGGGTGTGGTCGTGTCCGTTGTCCAGCGTGATCAGCGCGACCTCGCCGGCGACGTCCGGCACGGTGACATACCGGACGTGCGCGTGCGTGACGACCTCGTCGGAAAAGTGCTTTGCCAGCTCAGAAACCGTCGTCATCAGGCGGCCTTTCCGGTGTAGTGCGGGTTTTCCCAGATCACGCTGCCGCCCATGCCGATGCCGATGCACATCGCGGTGAGGCCAAAGCGTACGTCCGGACGGGCTTCGAAGTGCCGCGCCAGCTGCGTCATCAGGCGTACGCCCGAAGAGGCGAGCGGATGACCCATCGCGATCGCACCACCCCAGGGATTCACGCGCTCGTCGTCGTCGGCGATGCCGAAGTGGTCGAGGAAGGCCAGCACCTGCACGGCGAACGCCTCGTTGAGCTCGAAAAGCCCGATGTCCTCAATGGACAGTCCGGTCTTCTGGAGCGCCTTCTCGGTGGACGGGATCGGGCCGACCCCCATGACTTCCGGCTCCACGCCGGCGAAACCGAAGCCGACCAGCCGCATCGCGACCGGCAGCTCCAGCTCCCGCGCCACGTCCTCGGCGGCCACGATGCAGGCGGTGGCACCGTCGTTGAGACCGGCCGCGTTTCCGGCCGTCACCCGGCCGTGCGGACGGAACGGAGTTTTCAGGCCGGACAGGCCCTCCAGCGTGGTCGACGGCCGCGGCGGCTCGTCGGCGGTGGCCAAGCCCCAGCCGATTTCCTTCGAACGCGTCGACATCGTCACCAGGTCGCGGTCGATGTGGCCGTTGGCCAGCGCTTTGGCGTACTTTTGCTGGCTTTCCAACGCGTACGCGTCGGCGCGTTCCTTGGTCAGCGTG
The nucleotide sequence above comes from Fodinicola acaciae. Encoded proteins:
- a CDS encoding 3-hydroxyacyl-CoA dehydrogenase NAD-binding domain-containing protein, yielding MTTVSELAKHFSDEVVTHAHVRYVTVPDVAGEVALITLDNGHDHTRPNTFGPGGLAELEAAIDEIAAREPAVRAIAITGKPFIFAVGADLSGVPQLSSREEALAIARAGHSVFAKLRNASVPTFAFVNGATMGGGLEVALHCDYRTLSSGAAAISFPECFLGLVPGWGGTQLLPNLIGPDNAVKVIVENALNQNKMLKAKEAYELGIADVLLDPADFIEQSFGFLADVLNQRTTILRTEIDRGEAWDSAIARGKAIADGRVHGAAPAPYRALDLLRLAKTATFEEGTAAEDEALADLIGTDELRAGLYSFDLVQKRAKRPVGAPDKALARPVTKVGIVGAGLMASQLALLFARRLEVPVVLTDIDQQRVDKGVSYVHTEIDKLEAKKRFSPDQANRLKALVTGSLTKDVFADADFVIEAVFEEISVKKQVFAEVEAVVPETTVLATNTSSLSITDMAADLRHPERVVGFHFFNPVAVLPLLEIVRAEKTDDASLATAFAVAKQLKKSSVLVADAPAFVVNRVLTRFMSEIIKAVDEGTPIEVADRATESLGLPMSPMLLLQLVGPAVALHVSETLHAAFPDRFYVSPNLRRLVEAGKNSFYSWDTGQQQVDPEVAKLLDVGSTVRTEDEVRERALGAIAEEIRIMLDEKVVAQAQDIDLCLILGAGWPFHLGGITPALDRLGISEKVTGRRFLAPGVASMP
- a CDS encoding thiolase family protein, with the translated sequence MSIGKQVRDVVFVDGARTPFGKAGPKGLYAETRSDDLIVRVIRELLRRNPNLPPERIDEVAIAATTQIGDQGLTIGRTAALLAGLPKSVPGYAIDRMCAGAMTAVTTVAGGIAIGAYDVALAGGVEHMGHHPMGEGVDPNPRFLAEKIVDPSALVMGSTAENLHDRFPTLTKERADAYALESQQKYAKALANGHIDRDLVTMSTRSKEIGWGLATADEPPRPSTTLEGLSGLKTPFRPHGRVTAGNAAGLNDGATACIVAAEDVARELELPVAMRLVGFGFAGVEPEVMGVGPIPSTEKALQKTGLSIEDIGLFELNEAFAVQVLAFLDHFGIADDDERVNPWGGAIAMGHPLASSGVRLMTQLARHFEARPDVRFGLTAMCIGIGMGGSVIWENPHYTGKAA
- a CDS encoding HAMP domain-containing sensor histidine kinase produces the protein MTTYGPMARPSARKRLRPTLRLRLTMINGALLVAAGVIVLGLAWVIVNGGLTSTERAMPGTTVTVKQANGTEARMDVADWQAQQARSIETNLLLQGGLALLAVSVIGVAGGYLVTRRALRPLHVLTQAARGLSTDTLSERISHMGPDDEVSELAQTFDGMLDRLAKAFDSQRRFVANASHELRTPLAVMRTEIDVTLSDPDVSNEDLRRMGRVVRDASKRANDLIEALLLLARTEAQAGRRLNKEVPVDLAVGVPTTLNAVSREVRRLGLRVETTFAPAMVMGDPALLERLAGNLIENAVRYNLAGGRLQVRTGSDPANAWLVVANTGPEVDIAEVPQLFEPFRRGGVERTGTRGAGLGLSIVRAVVDAHNGMVKAVPLLNGGLEVTVTLPIARTPMPVAGRATVPG
- a CDS encoding response regulator transcription factor, encoding MRVLVIEDERALADAVTRGLRREGMAVDVAYDGTQGHEMALVTRYDVVVLDRDLPGVHGDKICADLVASGALTRVLMLTASGTVADRVEGLEIGADDYLPKPFAFDELVARVRALGRRATPPAPPRLAAQGVELDPAKRTVTRDGKPVDLTRKEFGVLEVLLAAGGAVVSSEELLERVWDANADPFTTTVRVTVMTLRKKLGDPQVIETVVGVGYRVYPS
- a CDS encoding TetR/AcrR family transcriptional regulator gives rise to the protein MAEKRRLSKQDWADAALAALADGGLAAVAVEPLAARLGATKGSFYWHFANRDALVQAALERWADRQTEQIIRDVEPITDPLERLRAVFEITLGAGRVSRAELAMLAHADDPLVAPVLARVTARRVDFLEACYVAAGAAQARQRAVLAYTAHIGLIQAQRASGGTLVTDADRPAYLRFLYRAISV